TTTAGAAGCAACATCTGGAAATACTGGTATCGCACTTGCCATGATCGCTGCAGCGAAAGGATACAAAATCACGATCATCATGCCAGAATCTGTAAGTATAGAAAGAAGAGAGATAATAAAAGCGTACGGTGCTGAGTTGATCCTCTCAAGTGCTGAAAAAGGTACGGGAGGTGCTATCGAGCTTAAGCAAAAGTTGCTCAAGGAGCATCCCGAGAAGTATATCGATATAGATCAATTTAAAGATCCCGCAAATATTCTAGCACATTATGAAACGACTGGTAAAGAGATTTTAGAACAGATGAATGGCAAGTTAGATATGGTCGTAGTGGGTATAGGGACTGCTGGAACAGGGGTAGGCACTTCGATGCGTGTAAAAGAGTATAACCCCAATATAAAGATCGTAGGTGTAACACCGAAGTTGGGTGTGAGTATTCAAGGTTTAAGAAATCCGAAAGAACCATACCCTACACAATTGTTCAGAGAGGATAAGTTTGATGAAATCGTAGAGATTACAAAAGAAGAAGTACCTAAAACTTTTGAGGTTGCACGAAGAGTTGCAAGAGAAGAGGGTTTGTTCATAGGTATGAGTTCGGGAGCGATTATGTACGTTGCGTTACAGAAGGCGAAGGAGTTAGGGAAAGGTAAGACAATAGTCGCAATTTTGCCCGATAATGGAGATAAATACCTCTCAACAGGTTTGTTTGCAGGATAGTTTTTGATTCACCTTTTATATATGCTCTAAATTTACAAATATGACAAAACCGAAGTGACGAAGAGACTCAATTTATTTAAGCACTAAATTTTAACTAGTGATCTTAGCTAATAACCTTGTATCAAACCCCCTTAGACTTTTAGTGGTTAAGCCATCTTTGTTGCTGGTTTGCTGGTCTGTTCATAACATAGTAAACTTTCAAAATTCAACATATTTACCTTCAAGGAGTAAATTTAATAGGAGTAAGAGGCAAATTATTATCCTAACGATCCCTACCATCCAATTAGAAAAAATCTTTATAAGTAGCCTACTTTATATGTTTTGAGTGATCATGGAGTACATCTATGCAGCCCTCTTATTACATAGGTTAAATAAAGCGATTACTGAGGAGAGTTTAAAGAATGTAATTAAGGCAGCTGGAGCTACACCCAATGAGGTAAAGATTAAAGCACTGGTCGCAGCGTTGAATGAAGTGAATATCGATGAAGTCTTAAAAACGACCGTCGCGACACCTGTTGTTACTCAACCGACACCGACGGTAGCACCAGCCGAAGCTCCGAAGAAAGAGGAGAAGGAAGAAGAGAAGAAAGAAGAAGAAGCGTTGGTTGGCCTATCCAGTCTATTCGGTTAATAGAATCACACTAGGAGAATCCTTTTGATCTGACTATTTGATCCAAAGCTATTGCGTCAGCGTGAGCTTTAGCGAGTTTAAACCCTATATTATCTTTCGTATAGTAATCTATATTAAATGCAAGTTGCTGCGCATCTTGAAAACCCTTCAGAATTAAGATCGGCATCGTTTCTCTTGTAGGATAGGTAATGGCTATGCTGAGTTTCATAACCGATTGATATGCATCCACGATTGCATCTTTGTATTGATTAAGATCGAGATGAAGATCATCCTCTTTGTACAGTAAACCATTCTCATAAGCAAACGTGATCGAAAGGCCAGCCCTGATCGGCTTTATATTTAACTTTGATAACAATCCAGCCAACTTCGGTGTGATTACATCACCTTTCTTCGCAACCACAGTATCCTTTAAGACCCAAATACTACCGACATCGATCTTTGTCGGTATATTCAGAGCTTTAAAGTCGCTGAGGATCGGGCCTGGAGGTATTCCTGTATTTCCAGCTGGGATTACGATATCATCGGTGGCAACGTCTCCGATTCGGGCTGGAAGATTTACTTTATTCTTCTCCAGGAGCAATTGAAGCTTGAATGGTGAGAGGTTAGTGAATATAAAAGCATTCTGTCCACTAAGATTCTCTGTAAATTCTTTTGGAAGGCCTGCCCTTTCAAATGCTATAGATGCGACGGTATTCTTTGCGACGAGGATCGTCATATCGTTTCTAAACTTTTTTCTCAAAACCATCAATTGGGCAGAACGTACCTTATAAAGCTTCGCTACCGCCACTACAGAATACATTTTCATCAAAGATTCGATCTTGCTGATCGTTTCAGCCTTCTTACTTTTTTCACCCTTAACGATGACTTGCATAACTACACAACCTCAAACTATCAACTTAACTGGCTGGCCCATCGTCGTCTTCACAATCAGACTTCGAATATTCTTCATCCCCATCGGGAGCTTTCTTTCTACCGTACTTATAACAGCCATAGCGTTATCTGCAATTTTTTCATGAGTTAAGCCTTCATCACCAATTTTACATGAGATGGCCAATTGACCCTTACTCCTTACTCGAACAGATCTTTTGAAGCGTTCAACGATCGATTCGATGGGAGCGTTGGGTGGGAGAGGTGTAGGCATCTTACCTCTTGGACCAAGGTATGGCCCAAGAATTTTACCGATCTTCGGCATCAACTCGGCTTCCGCTAAGAAAAAATCGAAATTCTTTGCGATCTTTTTAGCCTCCTTTTTATTGGTTGCAATTTTATCGAGTTCATCGGGTGTAATGACTCTATCCACACCGATCTGCTTCGCCCTAAAAGCAAGATCACCGCCAGCTATTACACATATACTCGGCTTATTCATCGGGCCAAAGGGCAGAGGTACAACCTCATTTATATTGAGTGGTTGCTTCTTTAAATCTATATCTCGTAGTGTGATTATCAACTCTACCGATTGATGAAAATTTCTCTCTCCCTTAACATCCAAGGCCTTCTTCGCCAAATCTAACAATTGTTCCTTACCCAACATGGTAATACAACCTTGATTTGTATATCAGGGATGTTAAAAGAGTTATGGTGATTTAGGTTACAAGTGTGAATTATTATGTGTTTATTCAACTCATGCTAACCTTCCTTTAGTTGGGAATCCCATAGACCCTGGTCGATTTCTTTAATCACATCCTTTGGACTCTTCCCCTCCACTTTAACACCCATGCTAACACAGGAGCCTAAGACTTCTTTTACCAAAGACTTTAAACTCTTTCCATAGGATTGCCGCTCCTTCAATCGGGCGATCTTTATCACTTGTGCCATGCTTAAGTTACCAATGTAATTGGTATTTGGTGTCCCTGAACCTTTTTCGATTCTTGCTTCTTTCGCGATTAAAGCGGATGTGGTAGGTATACCCACTTCTACATCAAACTGCTTTGTTTCAGGATCGACACTTACAACAACGGGGACCCTCATCCC
The nucleotide sequence above comes from Nitrososphaerales archaeon. Encoded proteins:
- a CDS encoding 50S ribosomal protein L11, which produces MGEKKTVSLLVVGGEATAGPPLGPAIGPLGVNVMAVVNRINELTREYSGMRVPVVVSVDPETKQFDVEVGIPTTSALIAKEARIEKGSGTPNTNYIGNLSMAQVIKIARLKERQSYGKSLKSLVKEVLGSCVSMGVKVEGKSPKDVIKEIDQGLWDSQLKEG
- a CDS encoding 50S ribosomal protein L1, producing MLGKEQLLDLAKKALDVKGERNFHQSVELIITLRDIDLKKQPLNINEVVPLPFGPMNKPSICVIAGGDLAFRAKQIGVDRVITPDELDKIATNKKEAKKIAKNFDFFLAEAELMPKIGKILGPYLGPRGKMPTPLPPNAPIESIVERFKRSVRVRSKGQLAISCKIGDEGLTHEKIADNAMAVISTVERKLPMGMKNIRSLIVKTTMGQPVKLIV
- a CDS encoding 50S ribosomal protein L10; the encoded protein is MQVIVKGEKSKKAETISKIESLMKMYSVVAVAKLYKVRSAQLMVLRKKFRNDMTILVAKNTVASIAFERAGLPKEFTENLSGQNAFIFTNLSPFKLQLLLEKNKVNLPARIGDVATDDIVIPAGNTGIPPGPILSDFKALNIPTKIDVGSIWVLKDTVVAKKGDVITPKLAGLLSKLNIKPIRAGLSITFAYENGLLYKEDDLHLDLNQYKDAIVDAYQSVMKLSIAITYPTRETMPILILKGFQDAQQLAFNIDYYTKDNIGFKLAKAHADAIALDQIVRSKGFS
- a CDS encoding cysteine synthase family protein — translated: LEATSGNTGIALAMIAAAKGYKITIIMPESVSIERREIIKAYGAELILSSAEKGTGGAIELKQKLLKEHPEKYIDIDQFKDPANILAHYETTGKEILEQMNGKLDMVVVGIGTAGTGVGTSMRVKEYNPNIKIVGVTPKLGVSIQGLRNPKEPYPTQLFREDKFDEIVEITKEEVPKTFEVARRVAREEGLFIGMSSGAIMYVALQKAKELGKGKTIVAILPDNGDKYLSTGLFAG
- the rpl12p gene encoding 50S ribosomal protein P1; its protein translation is MEYIYAALLLHRLNKAITEESLKNVIKAAGATPNEVKIKALVAALNEVNIDEVLKTTVATPVVTQPTPTVAPAEAPKKEEKEEEKKEEEALVGLSSLFG